A window from Rutidosis leptorrhynchoides isolate AG116_Rl617_1_P2 unplaced genomic scaffold, CSIRO_AGI_Rlap_v1 contig19, whole genome shotgun sequence encodes these proteins:
- the LOC139881748 gene encoding LOW QUALITY PROTEIN: pentatricopeptide repeat-containing protein At1g80880, mitochondrial-like (The sequence of the model RefSeq protein was modified relative to this genomic sequence to represent the inferred CDS: substituted 1 base at 1 genomic stop codon), protein MSFFTLAGRVLRLKQVQPLLLLLLHESAKVNTLSLAFYRTACKHSQTHRYFTSDFSTLAPNKQFEPFDPSIQTYVPPNPGILNLLKGVIGFDSEAKAMDALDESGTKPSQESIYSVIWALKDEWKLAFLAFKWGEKCGCFDDDDDGEKAWNLIIWILGSHSKFNIAWCLIKNLYQLEMDTKQAMIIMIDRYAATNNPSKVIWAFDVMEKFRLGPDEEAYRAVLHSLCRHGNIEEAEEFMLVNKKMFTLDAGCFNIILNGWCNISVDVFEAKRVWREMXKYCITPNTESYTHMISCFSKVGNLFDSMRLYDEMKKRSWTPGLEVYNSLVYVLTHEDCFKEALKMVDKMKENGVRPDSDTYNSMIRPLCEAQKLTEARNVLFAMIKENLKPTIYTYHSFLDVTDLAGILGLLNVMKNAGLGPNNDTFVLLLRKLLKLKQPESALKIWFKMKEHDLIPGLIHYTLMVEGLVACGYLVKAREVYAEMIQNGFLDDRKLKKALNEPLQGNEDGRKLQEGGRRDNPGKDRYLKSRDLRKQRKKKTSDDMFKS, encoded by the exons ATGTCATTTTTCACTCTCGCCGGCCGGGTTCTGAGGCTAAAACAAGTCCAaccccttcttcttcttcttctccacgaAAGCGCAAAAGTCAACACTCTCTCTTTGGCATTTTATCGAACAGCTTGCAAACATTCACAAACTCATCGCTATTTCACCTCTGACTTCTCCACTCTAGCTCCTAACAAACAATTTGAACCCTTTGATCCTTCAATTCAAACATATGTTCCCCCTAATCCTGGAATTCTCAATTTGCTCAAAGGGGTCATTGGCTTCGACTCGGAAGCGAAAGCCATGGATGCACTTGATGAGTCTGGGACGAAGCCAAGTCAAGAATCGATATATTCAGTTATTTGGGCATTGAAGGATGAGTGGAAGCTTGCTTTTTTGGCTTTCAAATGGGGAGAGAAATGTGgttgttttgatgatgatgatgatggtgagaaaGCTTGGAATTTGATCATTTGGATTCTCGGTAGTCATAGCAAGTTTAACATTGCTTGGTGTTTGATAAAGAATTTGTATCAGTTGGAGATGGATACCAAGCAGGCCATGATTATAATGATTGACAG GTATGCAGCTACCAACAATCCAAGCAAGGTTATTTGGGCATTTGACGTTATGGAGAAATTTAGATTGGGCCCTGATGAAGAAGCTTACCGTGCTGTCCTGCATTCTCTTTGTAGGCATGGGAACATTGAAGAAGCTGAAGAGTTTATGCTTGTAAACAAGAAGATGTTTACCTTGGACGCTGGGTGTTTTAATATCATTCTTAATGGTTGGTGTAATATCTCAGTCGATGTGTTTGAAGCAAAGAGAGTTTGGAGAGAAATGTGAAAATACTGCATTACTCCGAATACCGAGTCATACACTCACATGATTTCCTGTTTCTCAAAAGTTGGAAATCTTTTCGACTCCATGAGACTCTACGACGAAATGAAGAAAAGGAGCTGGACCCCTGGCCTTGAAGTTTATAATTCATTGGTTTATGTATTGACACACGAGGATTGCTTTAAGGAAGCTCTCAAAATGGTAGACAAAATGAAAGAAAATGGAGTGAGACCAGATTCTGATACTTATAACTCAATGATACGTCCTCTATGTGAAGCACAAAAACTAACAGAAGCAAGAAATGTTTTGTTCGCAATGATTAAGGAGAATCTCAAGCCAACCATCTACACATACCATTCATTTCTTGACGTCACTGATTTAGCAGGAATTTTGGGACTTCTTAACGTAATGAAGAATGCTGGTTTAGGTCCTAATAACGATACTTTTGTCCTCCTCCTCCGGAAGTTGCTCAAATTGAAGCAACCTGAAAGTGCATTGAAGATATGGTTTAAAATGAAGGAGCATGATTTGATACCCGGTTTAATACATTACACTTTGATGGTTGAAGGACTAGTAGCATGTGGGTATTTAGTCAAGGCCAGAGAAGTCTATGCTGAGATGATTCAGAATGGATTCTTGGATGATCGAAAACTCAAGAAGGCATTGAATGAACCACTTCAAGGAAATGAGGACGGAAGAAAGCTTCAGGAAGGTGGTAGACGAGATAATCCTGGGAAAGACCGTTATTTGAAATCAAGAGATTTGCGAAAACAAAGAAAGAAAAAGACATCAGATGACATGTTTAAGTCCTAA
- the LOC139881749 gene encoding mavicyanin-like: MDFAKKVISLGLILSLFQVSLAAVYQVGGPVGWKLGFNYNQWAGNQLIRVGDTLVFKYIKAVHNVLQVTQQNYASCNTSSPVATFSSGSDSITLKTASHHYFICGTPGHCLGGQKVDILVS, translated from the exons ATGGATTTTGCCAAGAAAGTTATATCTCTAGGGCTTATATTATCACTCTTTCAAGTCTCACTTGCTGCTGTTTACCAAGTTGGCGGACCTGTTGGCTGGAAGTTAGGTTTCAACTATAATCAGTGGGCTGGTAACCAGTTGATTCGCGTCGGCGACACTCTTG TGTTTAAATATATCAAAGCTGTGCACAACGTACTACAAGTGACGCAACAAAATTATGCGTCGTGTAATACGTCTTCTCCGGTAGCCACCTTTTCAAGCGGATCGGATTCGATAACTCTGAAAACGGCCAGCCACCATTATTTCATTTGTGGTACTCCTGGCCATTGTTTAGGTGGACAGAAAGTTGACATCTTAGTATCCTAA
- the LOC139881747 gene encoding early nodulin-like protein 17: protein MFLRLSSLAAPQLLLSCFILILISVTTTTTATDHIVGANKGWNPGINYTQWSKNQTFYVGDLIYKFFWKSFNLELHCEEMTGKKCDLKKVILTCHLYIDRDIPEEKFLSELHCTDYLMRNFVPFYTAFRYQKTQYNVFEVNQTSYGNCTTDGAIRNGTSGKDFFPLPKAKRYYFIGGNGQCFNGMKVSIIVHPLPKSAVSTNGTSSKTHSAAGPVVGCSKSLRTLFLVVFSIYWGLF, encoded by the exons ATGTTTTTGAGGTTGTCCAGCTTGGCAGCTCCTCAGCTACTATTGAGCTGCTTCATTCTCATCCTTATCTCCGTCACCACGACAACCACCGCCACTGACCACATTGTTGGCGCCAACAAAGGCTGGAATCCAGGAATCAACTACACTCAGTGGTCCAAAAACCAAACTTTCTATGTCGGCGACCTTATCT ATAAATTCTTCTGGAAAAGTTTCAATCTTGAGCTTCATTGCGAAGAAATGACAGGGAAAAAATGTGATTT GAAAAAAGTGATTTTAACTTGCCATTTGTACATAGACAGAGACATTCCTGAGGAAAAATTTCTGTCTGAGCTTCATTGT ACGGATTACTTAATGAGAAATTTTGTTCCTTTTTACACAGCATTTAGGTACCAGAAGACACAATACAATGTGTTTGAAGTGAACCAGACTAGCTATGGCAACTGCACTACTGATGGAGCAATAAGGAATGGGACGAGTGGCAAGGATTTCTTTCCTCTCCCCAAGGCTAAAAGATATTACTTCATTGGCGGCAATGGCCAGTGTTTCAATGGCATGAAAGTCTCTATCATTGTTCATCCTCTGCCGAAATCAGCCGTCTCGACGAATGGGACGTCTTCCAAGACACATTCGGCTGCTGGTCCGGTGGTGGGTTGTAGCAAAAGTTTGAGGACTCTGTTTTTGGTAGTTTTTTCGATTTATTGGGGTTTGTTCTAG